The following coding sequences are from one Sesamum indicum cultivar Zhongzhi No. 13 linkage group LG11, S_indicum_v1.0, whole genome shotgun sequence window:
- the LOC110012919 gene encoding uncharacterized protein LOC110012919 has product MRNYLKNQVRYGFLGLTNQLDGDPRTYEEAISDIDLDKWLVAMKSEMDSMGSNQVWTLMDPPKGVKPVGCKWVSKHKLGANREVTTFKVRLVAKGYTQRPGVDFVGTYSPVAMAKSIRIPLAIAAWYDYEIW; this is encoded by the exons ATGAGGAACTACTTGAAGAATCAAGTAAG GTATGGATTCTTAGGTTTGACTAACCAATTGGACGGTGATCCAAGGACATACGAAGAAGCGATATCTGACATCGACTTGGATAAGTGGCTTGTGGCCATGAAATCTGAAATGGACTCGATGggttcaaatcaagtttggacccTCATGGacccacctaaaggtgttaagccagTAGGTTGCAAATGGGTATCCAAACATAAGCTTGGAGCTAACAGGGAGGTTACTACCTTCAAGGTCAGGCTCGTGGCAAAAGGATACACTCAAAGACCCGGGGTCGACTTTGTCGGAACCTATTCGCCTGTGGccatggccaagtccattcgGATACCGCTCGCTATTGCAGCttggtatgactatgaaatatggtaG